The following nucleotide sequence is from Micavibrio sp. TMED2.
ATAGGTTTTGGTCTTCTCTTCGCCTCATCTTGGGTTTGGCCTATCGTCATCGTTGGAGTTGCCGCGCTGGCCCTTGCCCCGCTCGCGGAAGAGCCATGGCTGCATGAACAATACGGCTCCAAGTATCGCGATTATTGCGCTGAAACGCGTCGATACCTGTAAACTCGCGACCTCACGAGAACGTCATCGTTTTTCAGTTGAACCTCTAGCTTCTAGAATGTCCTCATTCGAGCAAGTTGTCAGCGAAATTGCAGTTGCTTGTAAACCTGGCGCGCTGATTGTCGATGTTGGCTCGGTCAAAGTCGTTCCTTCCGAAATCATGCTGCGCCGGTTCCCGAACTACGTAGACATCGTCGCAACGCACCCTTTGTTCGGTCCTCAAAGTGCGATGGAAGGTATTGAAGGCCTGAAAATTGCGGTCTGCCCCATTCAGGGAAAACGACATGCGAGGCTGGCTGCGTTTTTACGCGTAGCTCTTAGGCTGACTGTAAGCGCCTCGGCGATCCCCTACGCGGCGCGGCTTGACGCGGCCGCGAAGTTCCAGGGCATGAGATCGTCGATGCGGCTTCTGGGATGACCGTCGAGCAACGCGCGCAACGTGTCGGAGAGGTAGCTGACCGGATCGACGTCGCACATCTTGCAGTTCGCGATCAGGCTGGCGAGCAATGCCCAGTTCTCTGCGCCGACCTCGTGCCCGGCGAAGAGGGCGTTTTTCCGAGTCAGAGCAATTTTCCTGATCTGGTTCTCGACCGGGTTGGTGTCCAGCTCCAGACGGCCGTCGTTAAGGAAGCGCGTCAGGCCGGGCCAGCGCGCCAGGGTGTAGCGGATGTCCTCGGCCAGCTTTGACGAACGCGGGATGCGCGACAGCTGCGCCTCGAGCCAAGGGCGGAAGGCGGCAATGATCGGTGCGGAGAGTTCGCGCCGGGCGGCAAGCCGTGCTTCGGGACCCAGCCCGCGCACGGATTTCTCGATGGCATAGAGCTCGGCGATCTGGCGCAGGGCTTCCTCGGCAATCGGTGAGCCGTCCTTTTCCAGGCGTTTCACGAACCGCCGACGCGCATGGGTCCAGCAATGGACGAGGGTCCATGGGCCCACAGGCCGGTCGACCTTGGTGAGCTTGTCATAGGCTTCATAACCGTCGCATTGCACGAAGTGCCCGCGATAGCCCTCGAGGAAGCGAAGCGCATGCACGGCGCCACGGCCGGGCGCGTAGTGGAACATCACCACGGGAGGGCCGGCACCGCCGTGACCCCGGTCATCGGCGACAATGGCCCAGAAGTAGCCGGTTTTCGTTTTTCGTCGTCCGGGATCCAGCACCGGGGCCCGGGTCTCATCCATGAACACCCGGTCCGCGCCCTTCAGCCGCTCCTTCAGGTGATCGGCGATCGGGCGCAGGTGGAAGCAGGCGCGCCCGACCCAGTTGCCGAGCGTGGCCCGGTCCAGGGTGATCCCCTGCCGGGTATAGATTTCGGCCTGGCGGTAGAATGGAAGGTGGTCGCCGAACTTGGCGACCATGACCTGCGCAATCAGCGCTTCGGTGGGCAGACCGCCGGGCACGACATGTTCCGGCGCATGCGCCTGGACCACGGTGCCGGAGCAGCGCCGGCAGGCATATCTGGGGCGCCGGGTAACCAGCACGCGGAGCTGGGCTGGCACCACGTCCAGCCGCTCGGAGACATCCTCGCCAATCCTGGCCATCTCACCGCAACCGCACGGACACATCGTGGTCTCCGGTTCGATGATCCGTTCGACCCGGGGCAGATGCTTCGGGAGATGCCCGCGGTTGCGGTTCGGCGCGCCGCTCTCGGCAGCACCTTGCCCCTTCAGCGCGCGCCGCGCCTTCTCCTGCGCCGCGTCCAGCACGCCCTGCGCCAGTTCGACATCTTCGAGCGGCAGGTTGAACTGCTCCGGATCGAGCTTTTCGGATTTCCGTCCGAACTTCTCCCGCCGCAACTCGCTGACAATGCTTTCCAGCCGTTTCTGGGCCTCGACCGCATCTGCCAGTGCCGCCTCGGTCTCGGCGAGGCGGGCCTTCAGAAGCGCATTCTCTTCGGCCAGGGCGGTGTCGGTCATGGCTGCGATCAAGCACATGGGCGGGATCCCCACCACCGACAAATCATCGCCGAGTCACTCTGCCGCAGCTACCCGGCCAGTTCCGGTCGCCGCACACGTTCGGGACGGACAAGCCGCCAATCGAGACCTTCGAACAGCGCCGAGAACTGCGCAGGCGACATCTTCATCACGCCGTCCTGCGCCTTGGGCCAGACAAACTTCGCGCCTTCCAGGCGCTTGTGGACCAGCACGATGCCGGTCTGATCCCAGACCAGGATCTTGATGCGGTCAGCACGCTTGGCCCGGAACACAAAAGCTGCGCCGCTGAACGGGTCCAGGCCCATCGTCTCCTGAACCAGCAGCGCAAGGCCGTCTATGCCCTTCCGGAAATCCGTCGGGCGCGTGGCAACGTAGACGCGCAGCCCGCCAGCCGGCGAGATCATTGCGATGCCGCCCGGATCGCGCGGATCATCCGGGTCAATTGCGCCTCATCGACATCCGGCGGCACATGCAGGGTCACGCCATCGACCATCATCTCGATCCTGCTGGACCTGGTCGCACCGCCGCAGCGTTTCGGGCCGGGTGCAGGCCGGGCCGGCTTTGGCTCAACGACAAGCGCCGCGAACATCGGTTCGTCAGCCGTTTCGGCAGGCAGAACCAGCGCACCGGCCATCAGCTTCTTGCGCCAATCGTAGACCTGCCAGCGGGTCACATCATGCCGCCGAGCGACATCTGTCACCTTCGCTCCGGGAACCAG
It contains:
- a CDS encoding IS66 family transposase — protein: MAAMTDTALAEENALLKARLAETEAALADAVEAQKRLESIVSELRREKFGRKSEKLDPEQFNLPLEDVELAQGVLDAAQEKARRALKGQGAAESGAPNRNRGHLPKHLPRVERIIEPETTMCPCGCGEMARIGEDVSERLDVVPAQLRVLVTRRPRYACRRCSGTVVQAHAPEHVVPGGLPTEALIAQVMVAKFGDHLPFYRQAEIYTRQGITLDRATLGNWVGRACFHLRPIADHLKERLKGADRVFMDETRAPVLDPGRRKTKTGYFWAIVADDRGHGGAGPPVVMFHYAPGRGAVHALRFLEGYRGHFVQCDGYEAYDKLTKVDRPVGPWTLVHCWTHARRRFVKRLEKDGSPIAEEALRQIAELYAIEKSVRGLGPEARLAARRELSAPIIAAFRPWLEAQLSRIPRSSKLAEDIRYTLARWPGLTRFLNDGRLELDTNPVENQIRKIALTRKNALFAGHEVGAENWALLASLIANCKMCDVDPVSYLSDTLRALLDGHPRSRIDDLMPWNFAAASSRAA
- a CDS encoding transposase, yielding MISPAGGLRVYVATRPTDFRKGIDGLALLVQETMGLDPFSGAAFVFRAKRADRIKILVWDQTGIVLVHKRLEGAKFVWPKAQDGVMKMSPAQFSALFEGLDWRLVRPERVRRPELAG